Sequence from the Flavobacterium sp. J372 genome:
GTTGGTTGAATAACAACAGCTACAGGAGCGGCCGGAGGGGCTATAAGTGAAAGCTGTACAGCATTGCTTGCCAGTATACACGTACCCAAAGTGGCTACGCAATAATATTGGTTTCCTTCAAAGGAGGCAGGGATATCATTAAGTATAAGCTTATTTGTAGTAGCTCCTGAGTAATTTGCATTATTCGCCACATTTACCCAGTTACCAGCGGCATTAAGTACTTTCCATTGGTAGGTAAAGCCTGCAGGTGCACTGATAGCGATTTCAAAAAATGAGTCACCGCCGGGGCATACGGGGATATTAGCAGGCTGCATAGTAATGGTTGGCGCAGGTGGCGGCGTAGTACCATGGCTGCCCAAATTATCACAATAATTATTTGGGGTAGTGTCATTGTGTAAGGTAATATTCCAGTCGTTGCTTTCATATACAGCATCCGGTGCAATTGCATCAGGCTTGCGTATCATTGTAAAGCCCGGCTGTGAACTCGGGGTATTTACAATATCAATCCGCTGTCCGTTTTTCAGCAGTTCAATCTTATCATTGTCATTAAACCCTGAAACAAAACTATTATCATTGTTATTGGGGGGGCAATACAAATGGCGGGGTTGGGTAAAGAGCCTGCTACAAGGAAGGTAGATTCAGGATCAATTGTGCCGGTAATGTTAAGTATATAACCCGGCGTTGGGGTATTGTCTGAAATATTGCCGTAACGCTGCAAAACATAAGTGCCTGTAAGCACAATAGCATTGTTGGTAGGGTTATATAGCTCTACCATACCGCCGCTGCCTGTTTTTTGGTCATAAAGTTCGGATATATAGATTTCACTCCCTCCGGAAGATGATATGCTGCAGTTAGAGTATGTTACCGTAAAATTACCGCCCGTGCCTGTACAGGTTTCAGTAGTGGCGCTTATGCTTCCGTTATTAGCATTTGCAGGCACTACTGCTTTTAAAGATGTATCTGAAATTACAATAAATGATGCTGCACTCACACCTCCGAATTTAATACTGCTTATACCTGCGCCCGTCTGGAATCCGCTGCCGGTAATGGTTACAACTGTACCAACCGGGCCCGTTGCAGGAAACACAGATGAAATTGCAGGATTAGTGCATTGGGGTGAAGCGTTTGTTGTTTGAGCCGATATGCTCGCTGAAAACAATATCACATAAATGAATATTGTACTTAAAATATTTAGCTGTTTTTTCATAACGGGGAGTTTACGGTTTTCTCAAATGCCAAAAAGACAAATGCTGCGCAAGCTACCTTATTAGTACAAGATGTTTATTAAGACAATTTTAACAAATAGTTAGTTCTTAGACACAAAAAAAGCCCCGGATACGGGGCTTAAATTTTATGTAAGGTAACTGTTATTTTATAACAACGTTTTTAGATGTTGTTTTTCCGGCAGCAGTTACATTTACCATGTACATTCCTTTTCCGGCGCTGCTCATATCAACAGGCTCATTGGCATTTACTTTTTTAGAAAGTACCAGTTTACCCATTGTATTGAAAACCTCAACCTGCGCGCTTTCATTACCTTCGGGCAGTGCCACGTTAAATTTACCGTCAGTCGGGTTAGGGTAAAGCTTTACACCTTCTTCTTTAACGGGAGCGCTAAATGTTTGAGCAGGCCTTGCAGAGTCGCTGTAGCATGTCCATGCAATATCGTCTATAACCGACCTATTACCGCTGTTTTCAATCCTGATTGTAGCATTACCGGCAACATTTATAGGTTCAGAATAAACAGCCGGAGTTGTAGAAGATACTACAATATCAGCGCCATATTGCATATCGTTTACAAAAACCTTAATTACAGAGTTGTTTGTGAATACCCTGGCATATGAGAAAGTAAGCGTACCGATTCCGCCGGTAATTACAGAAGTATTTTCTACTTTACCAACTCTTACGGCAATAGCCCTTCCGTTTAAGGTCTGGTCTGTCCTTGCATCTGTAGCAGTCCATGTCACACCATTATCTCCTGTCCAGTTCCTTGTAGCATAAGAACTTGCATTGGCAGGCATATTTGCAAAAGTTTCTGCACCGCCGCATGGGCCTTCAAGCGTTGAAAGCTCATCTTCAAGGCCTGCGCTGTAAGCAGGGCCTTCAAGGCATCCTGAATTGTTGTAAGCATAAACAAAGAGAGCATATGTTGCAGAAGCATTAAGCCCTTCAATTGTAACTGCACTGTCAGGGCCTGCATATACTACCGTACCATCGCCAAGCGAATCACCGGCTTCATATACAGTGCCGTTTACAGGTGGTGTAACGGTTCCGCCTTCACTTACAACTATTACATATCCTGTAGTAGTAATTCCTGTTATAGTTACATCTGCACCTTCAATAGTTTCGTTAGAAACAGCTATAGCGCCCGCAGCATTGTCAGGTGCAACACATACATCCTGAGCTTCAGCAGACAGGTTAACCACACATGAAGCTTCATCAATATCAGAGCTTTCAATTGTAAGCGTAGCCGGATTATTACCCGCAACAGCGCTGTTGAATTTTACAACAACTTCCTGAACATTGAGAGAGTCAACTGTAAACGGCGCTACAGGAGAAACTATAGAGTAGTTTATTGAATCGCTAAGGGTTAATGCAGTTACATCTAGCGCTGTTTGTCCCTGGTTTTTGATTGTGAATGTCGCAAGGCTGTCAGTGTTGATTTTCACCACACCAAAATCAATAGTAAGGTTGCCGCATGTTTTGCTTATTCCGTTAGCGTCAAGCAATTGAATTTCTGCCGTTTCAGATACTGTGTAGCAATTCCATGTAAGGTCGTCAATAATCACCCTGTTGCCGCTGTTTTGTATTTCAACAGTAACATCTCCAGGTACATCAATAGGCTCAGAGAAAAGCGTTGCAGTATCTGAAGATACAGTGATGTCTCCGCCATATTGTACACCGTTTACAAAAACTTTAAGTGTAGAGTTGCCTGTAAACACACGCTTGTAGTTGAATGAAAGCGTTCCTATACCGCCTGTTACAGGGGTGGTATTTTCAAGTGTTCCTGTGCGTAAAGCGATAGCCCTGCCTGTAAGTGTCTGGTCTGTCCTTGCGTCTGTAGCGCTCCATGCAACACCGTTGTCACCTGTCCACGTCCTTGTGGCATAAGCGCTGGAGTTTGCCGGCATGTTAGTAAAAGTTTCAGTAGCGCCAATGCACGGGGCAACAGGCGTAGTGAATTCTCCTGTAAGCTCACGCGCGAATATTGGCCCCTGTGTACAGTCAACATTGTTGTATGCATATACAAACAGGTAATAATCAGTGTTTTCAGCAAGGTCTGCCAGTGTAAATGCGGCATTGTTACCATTGTAAACTACCACACCTCCGCCTATGCTGTCACCTACTGTATAAGTGGTTCCGTCTACAGGAATGGCTGTAAGAGTATTGTCTAATGAAAGTACGGCAAGGTAGTTATCTGCCAAAACATCAAGCACATCAACATTGGCCGATGATGCTGTAATACTATCAACAGCTACTGTAGCGCCAGTAACATCAGGCGCGGCACAAAGCTCAAGGGCAACACCTGTAAGGTTTACAGTACATGAGCCTTCATTATCATCATTGCTTGTAAGGGTAAGTGTAGATGTCTTTAAGCCGCCGGTGGCAGCCTCAAAACGTACAAGAACAATAGCAGAACCCGATGCCGGTACAGAAAATGCACCTACCGGAGATATAACTGCAAAATCTGTATTGTTGCTAAGTGATACAGAAGATACATTAAGTGCAGTTGTGCCGATATTTTTTACAGTGAAAACAGCGTCGGTATAAACACCTGTTGCCTGAGAGCCAAAATCAATTTCAAGGCTTCCGCAGTCGGCATTTGTTCCGGCGGCATTTGCAAGCTGAATTTCAGGGCCTGTTACAGGAGTTGAGTAGCACGTCCAAGCAATGTCATCAACAATGGTGCGGTTGCCGCTGTTTTTGATTTCGATTGTGGCATTTCCTGTAACATTTACAGGATAAGAAAATGTTGCAGCAGTTTCTGATGATACCGTGATATCACCGCCAAATTGTACGCCGTTTACATATACCTTTAATGTAGAGTTGCCTGTAAATACCCTTTTGTACTTAAAGCTTAGTGTGCCCACGCCTCCTGCAGCAGGTACAGTGTTTTTAATAGTCCCGGTTCTTACAGCAATAGCTTTACCGGTTAAAGTCTGGTCTGTACGAGAATCTGTTGCGCTCCAGGCAAGGCCGTTATCGCCCGTCCAGGTACGTGTTGAGTAAGTGCTTGAACTTGCCGGTATGTTGGCAAAGCTTTCAGAGCCCCCGCCCGTACATTCAACTACTGCGGCAGTTGCAGCATCAAAACCCGAGAAGAGGTTGGTGGTCACTGCACCGGCAATGGTCATCCCTGCCATGGCAATGGCTAAAAAGAATCTTTTTCTAAACATGATTAATAATTTTAAGTTGGTGAATGTTCTGTTAAAGCATTTTTCTACCTGCAGGGTTTTATCGCTTTAGTGAACCAAAGGTATATTGAGGAATGATACAGAAATCGTTTTCGAGGCTAAGGTTTCATCATTCCTGTGTTAATAAAGTGCTAATAAACAAGAGTGTAGCTTCAGGAATTGTAAACTTAATTACAATGTCATTATATATTAAAATACCATCTATCATTTATGCCATTACCTGTAAATCTTTAAAGATGCGATAATAATTAAAGAAAATTTTTAAGGATGTTGAAAAGCAATTACTAATATTTATACATTTGTTAGTTGTTAAAGAAATATTAATAAAATTTTTATGAATCAAATCTACTTTGTGCTGCAGCAGGCTTTAGGGCTTTCTGCAAAAAAACAGACAGAAGATTTTACTGTGACCAAATCACCTGGCAGCAGTATAAATGCTTCTTATGTTACAGCCTTATTAGCTGTAATGCTGTTTTCCTGCTTGGGGGCCTACGCCCAGACAAGTTATTATTCCAAAGCAACGGCTACGGATTTTAATGATGTTAACAGCTGGGGAACCGCAACTGACGGTACGGGGACTGCTCCTTCGGCAATCTCAAATGCCGATAATTTTATCGTAGCAAACAGTGCTGCATTAACATTAACAGGTAATGCAGCGGTAAGGCAGCTAACAGTAACTTCGGGATCATTGGCTGTAGCTTCAAATACGCTTACGGTCGGTATTAATGCTCAAAAGAATTCAGTGCTGCTTATTAATGGCGGAACATTGAATGTTTCAGGCGGAACCATTAACATTGATGGCTACCTTAGTTACACCTCAGGTAATTTCAGCCAAAGCGGAGGGTCAATCATAATTGACCCTAATAATGCCGGCGTTGCTGCAACAAGTACAACGTCAACCCAATACTCGCTTAACATTACAGCTGCAAATGCAGTAAACTGGACGGGAGGATCTATAACTATTCTTGACCCTCCTGCTTCTACAGGCACTTCTCATTACTCGTTTTATTACAATACCTCTGCAACAGCAGAAGTATCTGTTAACCACACCATTAAATTCGGGAATGGTGTCTCTGCAGATGCGGGTGGAAGTACTGCCAACTTCCTAATATATAACTATGTCGGAAGCGGCAAGCTGAACTGGGGTAACTTTGAAGTGTATGGGCCATCAGCCAATAACCGCAAAGTAAGGCTTTTTACATACAGTAATGGTATACGAGGCAATGTCACGGTTTATGACACAGCTGAGTTAGACATGAACAGCATTACCATGTATATTACCGGTAATGTTACTATCAACTCTGGCGCTACCTGGACCGCAAGCGGAACTGCTTATTTTGCACAGGCATCAGGAACAAGTTTTGTGGTAGGTACAAACCCTTCAACGGTAACTATAGCTCCGGGCGCTACAGTACGAAACCTGGCAACATCGCCAACAGCCAACTTTAGCCAGGTTACTGTAAATAATACTTCTTCTGCAGGAGTTACGTTTAATGGCACAAGCGCAATCAGCGGCCAACCTGCAGGGTCACTTTCTGTAGGCAATACTCTTACATTTGTTGCCGGTAAGATTACTTCATCAGGCAGTATGCCAATAGTACTAGGTACATCTGCACCGTCTACAGGAACATTAACATATACCTCGGGTGGATTTGGCACCGGAACTGTTTTCGGGCGTTGGTTTACGGCAGCAGGAACAGGTAGCGCTTTTACAGCAGGCGCTGATGTTACTACAGCTACATCAAGATATCCGTTTGTTAATGCTGCTAATCAAAACAGGTCGGCATGGATAGAAAGATTAAGCCCTGCGTCAGCCGGAGGCGTACTTGCTATGACATATAATGAGGCTGCGGGTACAAGTGCTATAAACGTAGCTGACGGTGCATATACCGCAAATCTTAAATCAAATGACACATGGTCTGCATCTGCGCTTGCTGGTACGCCGCTTGCGGCTACAACTTTTAAAGTGCATATACAGGCACCGGGAATATTTGGTCTTACACCTTCAGCAGCAAATGTTAGGGTAATACAAGGCAACACATTTGTTGGTACACATCAGGCGGGTACTATAACACCAGGCGGACAAAGGGTTGGCCTTACTGCGGCAGAGCTTACAGCGGCGCCATTTGCCCTGGCATTAAACTCAGCTGACCTTCCTGTAATTTCACTTGCCGGTGGTGACTGGAATAACCCTGCTATCTGGAGCAACGGCGCAGTACCTAATTGTAATACTTCAGTAAATATTCAGGCGGGGCACACAGTTACCGTTAACAGTACTATTAATGAAGTTAAAGGTATTACAATAAGCACTGGTGCAACGCTTGTTGTTGCCAGCGGAGACCTGACAGTTGGCTGTACGTTGTATAATAACACGCTTACAAATAACGGTACACTTACAGTGTCAGGAGGAAGCCTGTATATAAACGGTAATCTCAATAATACTGCAACATCAACTTTTGCCCAGCTTGGGGGTGAAATTTATATTGACGGTAATAATGGGGTGGTGGCAGAATCTGTACCATCAGGCACTCCGCTATTTAACCAGTTGTCAACAAATATCAGCCTAAGTGCAGGTATTCTAACCTTTATAGACCCGCACATAGCCACAACCAATACAAATGGTTATACACTATTTTTTAGCAATGGTACACCAACAGTTTCAACACTAACTGCTTCGTTACTGCATACTACAGTATTTGGTGATGGCGTGTCTTCAGACGCCGGGGGTAGCACAAGCGGTTTCTATATCAATAACTGGGCGTCATCAGCATATTTATCTTTTGGCAATATAGCTGTAAATGGCAACGGTGGTACAAACCGTAACGTTACAACAGTTTACCAACTTACTGCAAACGGTGATGTAACTGTTACATCTAACAGTACTCTTACTGCGGCTAGCCTTATTATTGGCGGTAACCTTGAAGTAGATGGTACTTTTGTAAATACAACCGGCACAACTGCGGCAGTTGTTGCCAGCAATACAGGTACGGTACTTACGTTTGGCCCATCGCTTAACGCGCAAACATTTGTAAATAATGGTACAATTGCTAACCTGGCAACTTCGCCTACGGCAAACTTCGCAGCATTATCCATTAATAACGGCAATGCTCAGGGTGTAACACTTGCCAGCCCAATCAGGGTGAGCGGTACACTTACACTTACGGCAGGTAAGATTAATACTGATAGTGATAACATGCTTACACTTGGTACTGCTACTGCTGCAGGTACACTTACCGGGGGCAGTGCCACTGCGTACATAAACGGGCCGTTTGAAAGAACGATTGCTAATAACAATGCCAATACAAACTACATACATTTCCCTGTAGGTAAGACAGCTTACGCCCCTATATGGCTGGCTCCGGCAACTACATCTGTAGCTGTAATGAGAGCTGAAGCTTTTGATTCAAATACAGGTACTGCCAATGCGGCAATTATGGACCTAGCTTCAAACAGAAGATGGGAAGCTCCTTTGGTATCAGGTACTGTAAATAATGTTAATGTAAGGCTTGGAGGAACATTCGTGGCAGACAATATACCGGTAATGGCTAATGCCGCCGCCGGTCAATATAACAGCACTTTTGGTTCTACCGCTACATTTGTGGCAGGGCCGCCAACAACAATACAATCAACTACACCTGCAGCAGCAGGTGATTATACAGGGTTTATCTCGTATGCTAAATCTAATCTTTGTTCAGGTACACCAAATCCGGGCAACACAATAGCTTCGGCAACCTCAATCTGTTTAGGTACTTCAGTATCATTATCAGTAGAGAATGCCACTGACGGATCTGGAGTGTCATACCAGTGGCAAAGTTCAGCAAACGGTGTAAACTTTACAGATATTGATGGCGCTACAGCCGCAACATTAACTGTTACCCCTGCAGCGCCTACATATTACCAGCTTAAGGTGACATGTTCTGCAGGCCCGGCAGTGGGCACATCAACTTCTGTATTTGTACAATTTACAAATAATATCACGGCCAGCAGTGGCGATACACGTTGTGGCGCAGGTATAGTAAACCTTGGTGCAGCCGGTTCAGCCGGAAGTACCGTAAAATGGTATACTGCCCAAACTGGTGGTGCAGCAATAGCTACAGGTGATACTTACTCACCTTCAGTTTCTGCAACTACAGATTATTATGTGGCAGCTGAAGTTACAGGCGCCCCATCTGTAGGAGGAAAAATGACTGTAGCCACAACAGACGGCGGTACAACACCGTCAACATACGGACTTGTTTTCAACAGTAATGGCTTTAAGCTAAATTCAGTTGATGTATACCTAAACTCAACTACTGCCGGAAACGTTAGTATGGTATTACAAAACAGTTCAGGCGTTCAGCTTTTGGCAGGTACATTTGCGGTGCCAGCCGGTAATGCTACAAACCCGGTACAATATTCAATACCTTTAAACTGGGAAATTCCTGCAGGAACAGGCTTGAGGCTTTTGGCAATATCAGGGCCAAGCATGATTCGTGAATTTACAGGAACCGCTTTCCCTTATGCGTTAGGTACAGTAGGCACTATTACCAGCGGTTATATAACGGGTACATCTACTACGTATTATTATTTCTATAACTGGAACTTTAATACAGTTTGTTCTTCACCGAGGGTTAAAGTTACAGCTACTGTAAACACGCCTCCTGCTCTTACACTTAGTACTAATACTGTTACTATATGTAATGGTGCAACATCAGCGCCTGTAACAATTACTGCCGGAGGTACAGATTATAGCAATTACAGCTGGACGCCTGCTTCAGGCGTAAGCGGTAACGCTGTTACAGGATGGACATTCAACCCAACTGTATCAGGCACCTATACTCTTAACGCTTCACAAAGTTCGGGTGACTTATGTACTGCAAGCGCTACAGTTGCCGTTACAGTTAATACTGTGCCAACAGCCCTTACAATTACAAATTCAGGTGCAACAAGCACATGTATAGGCACTGTACAGTCGCTTACTGCTACTGGCGCAACAATACCGGGACAAGCAATTGTTGGTACAGATGTTACGCTAAATGCGAGCAATACCACAAACGCAGCTTACCCTGCGCCATATGGTGCTTATTATGAAAATACAAAACAGCAGTATCTTATACGCGCAAGTGAGCTTACAGCACTTGGTATGTCAGCAGGTAGTATAATTAATAATATTACATTTGATGTTACTACACTTAATGCTTCAGGCTTACATAAAGCATACACTATAAGTATCGGAAATACTGCACAGTCAGCTATCGCTACATGGGAAACAGGCCTTACCACAGTATTTGGCCCTGTTGACTATCAACCTGTATCAGGTGCAAACACGCACGTATTTAGCACTAATTTTACATGGAATGGTACGTCTAATATAATTGTTCAGGTTTGTCACACTAACGATACTACAGGTGCAGGTACAAACTTTACTAACAATGCGCTTAGTAAATATACTACAACAGCATTCAACAGTTCATTGGTTTACAGAGTAGATGATGCTAATGCTTGTGCAGGTACAACAATTACTTACACACAGGCTAAAAGGCCAAATATGGTATTTGGGCTTACTAAGCCTGAAAGTGTTACATGGTCACCGGCCACAAACCTTTATACTGACGCAGCTGCAACTACAGCTTACGTGTCTGGCAGTAATGCAAATATGGTGTATGTGAAACCTGCGGCAGCTGGTGCTATACTGTATACAGCAACTGCAGGAACAACCTGCCCTGTTACTGCAACAGTTACAATTAGCGCTGTTGATTGTGCTATAGGCTGGGGTAACCTGCAATGGCCGCCTAGCGCAACCATAAATACATGTGGTACAGAAACTGTATATGGTAAAGTATGGAAAGAAAATATTACCGAAGCTGCGGGTGCAAACCCTAATATGAAAGCGTGGGTAGGTATTTCAACAACAAACACCGACCCTGCAACCTGGACTGAAGCGCAGTGGAATGCTGCACAATATAATGTTCAGGTTGATAATGACGATGAGTATAAATATACAATCAGCGGCCTTGCTGCAGGTACATATTACTATGCTTTCCGTTATCAATATTTAACAGGTGCTTACTGGTATGGCGCATATAATGCCGGTGGTGGCGGTGCCTGGAATGGTACATCAAATGTAAACGGTATGCTTACTGTAAACGCGGTAGCTTTACCAACAGCATCAAACCAGACTGTTTGTGCCGGCGCTACAGTGGCTAACCTTGTAGCTAGCGGTACAGGCCTTAAGTGGTATAATGTTCAAATAAACGGTACTGCACTTGCATCTACAGATGTTGTAACTGCAGGTACATACTATGTATCTCAAACTATTGACGGATGTGAAAGTGCACGTGTAGCAGTAGTTGTTACTATAAGCTCATTTGATGCTCCGGTAGCTGCTGTAACTCAGCCTACCTGTAGTGTTGCAACAGGTACAATTACTGTTACATCACTGGGTACAGGTTACACATACAGCATTAACGGTACTGATTTCCAATCAGAGCTTGAGTTTGCAAATGTTGCTCCGGGTACTTATACGCTAACGGCTAAAAACAGTATTGGTTGTACAGCTTCAGCATCAGTAACTGTAAATGCACAGC
This genomic interval carries:
- a CDS encoding IPT/TIG domain-containing protein, whose protein sequence is MKKQLNILSTIFIYVILFSASISAQTTNASPQCTNPAISSVFPATGPVGTVVTITGSGFQTGAGISSIKFGGVSAASFIVISDTSLKAVVPANANNGSISATTETCTGTGGNFTVTYSNCSISSSGGSEIYISELYDQKTGSGGMVELYNPTNNAIVLTGTYVLQRYGNISDNTPTPGYILNITGTIDPESTFLVAGSLPNPAICIAPPITMIIVLFQGLMTMIRLNC
- a CDS encoding choice-of-anchor D domain-containing protein, whose product is MFRKRFFLAIAMAGMTIAGAVTTNLFSGFDAATAAVVECTGGGSESFANIPASSSTYSTRTWTGDNGLAWSATDSRTDQTLTGKAIAVRTGTIKNTVPAAGGVGTLSFKYKRVFTGNSTLKVYVNGVQFGGDITVSSETAATFSYPVNVTGNATIEIKNSGNRTIVDDIAWTCYSTPVTGPEIQLANAAGTNADCGSLEIDFGSQATGVYTDAVFTVKNIGTTALNVSSVSLSNNTDFAVISPVGAFSVPASGSAIVLVRFEAATGGLKTSTLTLTSNDDNEGSCTVNLTGVALELCAAPDVTGATVAVDSITASSANVDVLDVLADNYLAVLSLDNTLTAIPVDGTTYTVGDSIGGGVVVYNGNNAAFTLADLAENTDYYLFVYAYNNVDCTQGPIFARELTGEFTTPVAPCIGATETFTNMPANSSAYATRTWTGDNGVAWSATDARTDQTLTGRAIALRTGTLENTTPVTGGIGTLSFNYKRVFTGNSTLKVFVNGVQYGGDITVSSDTATLFSEPIDVPGDVTVEIQNSGNRVIIDDLTWNCYTVSETAEIQLLDANGISKTCGNLTIDFGVVKINTDSLATFTIKNQGQTALDVTALTLSDSINYSIVSPVAPFTVDSLNVQEVVVKFNSAVAGNNPATLTIESSDIDEASCVVNLSAEAQDVCVAPDNAAGAIAVSNETIEGADVTITGITTTGYVIVVSEGGTVTPPVNGTVYEAGDSLGDGTVVYAGPDSAVTIEGLNASATYALFVYAYNNSGCLEGPAYSAGLEDELSTLEGPCGGAETFANMPANASSYATRNWTGDNGVTWTATDARTDQTLNGRAIAVRVGKVENTSVITGGIGTLTFSYARVFTNNSVIKVFVNDMQYGADIVVSSTTPAVYSEPINVAGNATIRIENSGNRSVIDDIAWTCYSDSARPAQTFSAPVKEEGVKLYPNPTDGKFNVALPEGNESAQVEVFNTMGKLVLSKKVNANEPVDMSSAGKGMYMVNVTAAGKTTSKNVVIK
- a CDS encoding T9SS type A sorting domain-containing protein, with product MNQIYFVLQQALGLSAKKQTEDFTVTKSPGSSINASYVTALLAVMLFSCLGAYAQTSYYSKATATDFNDVNSWGTATDGTGTAPSAISNADNFIVANSAALTLTGNAAVRQLTVTSGSLAVASNTLTVGINAQKNSVLLINGGTLNVSGGTINIDGYLSYTSGNFSQSGGSIIIDPNNAGVAATSTTSTQYSLNITAANAVNWTGGSITILDPPASTGTSHYSFYYNTSATAEVSVNHTIKFGNGVSADAGGSTANFLIYNYVGSGKLNWGNFEVYGPSANNRKVRLFTYSNGIRGNVTVYDTAELDMNSITMYITGNVTINSGATWTASGTAYFAQASGTSFVVGTNPSTVTIAPGATVRNLATSPTANFSQVTVNNTSSAGVTFNGTSAISGQPAGSLSVGNTLTFVAGKITSSGSMPIVLGTSAPSTGTLTYTSGGFGTGTVFGRWFTAAGTGSAFTAGADVTTATSRYPFVNAANQNRSAWIERLSPASAGGVLAMTYNEAAGTSAINVADGAYTANLKSNDTWSASALAGTPLAATTFKVHIQAPGIFGLTPSAANVRVIQGNTFVGTHQAGTITPGGQRVGLTAAELTAAPFALALNSADLPVISLAGGDWNNPAIWSNGAVPNCNTSVNIQAGHTVTVNSTINEVKGITISTGATLVVASGDLTVGCTLYNNTLTNNGTLTVSGGSLYINGNLNNTATSTFAQLGGEIYIDGNNGVVAESVPSGTPLFNQLSTNISLSAGILTFIDPHIATTNTNGYTLFFSNGTPTVSTLTASLLHTTVFGDGVSSDAGGSTSGFYINNWASSAYLSFGNIAVNGNGGTNRNVTTVYQLTANGDVTVTSNSTLTAASLIIGGNLEVDGTFVNTTGTTAAVVASNTGTVLTFGPSLNAQTFVNNGTIANLATSPTANFAALSINNGNAQGVTLASPIRVSGTLTLTAGKINTDSDNMLTLGTATAAGTLTGGSATAYINGPFERTIANNNANTNYIHFPVGKTAYAPIWLAPATTSVAVMRAEAFDSNTGTANAAIMDLASNRRWEAPLVSGTVNNVNVRLGGTFVADNIPVMANAAAGQYNSTFGSTATFVAGPPTTIQSTTPAAAGDYTGFISYAKSNLCSGTPNPGNTIASATSICLGTSVSLSVENATDGSGVSYQWQSSANGVNFTDIDGATAATLTVTPAAPTYYQLKVTCSAGPAVGTSTSVFVQFTNNITASSGDTRCGAGIVNLGAAGSAGSTVKWYTAQTGGAAIATGDTYSPSVSATTDYYVAAEVTGAPSVGGKMTVATTDGGTTPSTYGLVFNSNGFKLNSVDVYLNSTTAGNVSMVLQNSSGVQLLAGTFAVPAGNATNPVQYSIPLNWEIPAGTGLRLLAISGPSMIREFTGTAFPYALGTVGTITSGYITGTSTTYYYFYNWNFNTVCSSPRVKVTATVNTPPALTLSTNTVTICNGATSAPVTITAGGTDYSNYSWTPASGVSGNAVTGWTFNPTVSGTYTLNASQSSGDLCTASATVAVTVNTVPTALTITNSGATSTCIGTVQSLTATGATIPGQAIVGTDVTLNASNTTNAAYPAPYGAYYENTKQQYLIRASELTALGMSAGSIINNITFDVTTLNASGLHKAYTISIGNTAQSAIATWETGLTTVFGPVDYQPVSGANTHVFSTNFTWNGTSNIIVQVCHTNDTTGAGTNFTNNALSKYTTTAFNSSLVYRVDDANACAGTTITYTQAKRPNMVFGLTKPESVTWSPATNLYTDAAATTAYVSGSNANMVYVKPAAAGAILYTATAGTTCPVTATVTISAVDCAIGWGNLQWPPSATINTCGTETVYGKVWKENITEAAGANPNMKAWVGISTTNTDPATWTEAQWNAAQYNVQVDNDDEYKYTISGLAAGTYYYAFRYQYLTGAYWYGAYNAGGGGAWNGTSNVNGMLTVNAVALPTASNQTVCAGATVANLVASGTGLKWYNVQINGTALASTDVVTAGTYYVSQTIDGCESARVAVVVTISSFDAPVAAVTQPTCSVATGTITVTSLGTGYTYSINGTDFQSELEFANVAPGTYTLTAKNSIGCTASASVTVNAQPVAPVVDDPANVTVCGSYTLPALTVGSYFTAPNAGGTMLMAGDVITTNQTIYVFAESAGCSDEESFTVMVNQSPDLGTVSDVTACGSYTLPVRTVGNYYTAPNGGGTMMAAGTVISANQTIYVYAESGTTPNCTAEESFDVTITTAPAQPTGAITQTVTVADPADATIEDLEATAAEGVLSWYASEADALAGIDPLSPGTQLTNGNTYYATAASGTCYSTTALAVTVSVALGRDDFSFINLKYYPNPVTDKLTISHSSAITSVEVYNLLGQLVISQRPGTATVDVNMAQLQEATYIVRISAEGKSKDFKVVRK